One window from the genome of Nomascus leucogenys isolate Asia chromosome 12, Asia_NLE_v1, whole genome shotgun sequence encodes:
- the GPR61 gene encoding G-protein coupled receptor 61 gives MESSPIPQSSGNSSTLGRVPQTPGPSTASGVPEVGLRDVASESVALFFMLLLDLTAVAGNAAVMAVIAKTPALRKFVFVFHLCLVDLLAALTLMPLAMLSSSALFDHALFGEVACRLYLFLSVCFVSLAILSVSAINVERYYYVVHPMRYEVRMTLGLVASVLVGVWVKALAMASVPVLGRVSWEEGAPSVPPGCSLQWSHSAYCQLFVVVFAVLYFLLPLLLILVVYCSMFRVARVAAMQHGPLPTWMETPRQRSESLSSRSTMVTSSGPPQTTPHRTFGGGKAAVVLLAVGGQFLLCWLPYFSFHLYVALSAQPISTGQVESVVTWIGYFCFTSNPFFYGCLNRQIRGELSKQFVCFFKSAPEEELRLPSREGSIEENFLQFLQGTGCPSESWVSRPLPSPKQEPPAVDFRIPGQIAEETSEFLEQQLTSDIIMSDSYLRPAASPRLES, from the coding sequence ATGGAGTCCTCACCCATCCCCCAGTCATCAGGGAACTCTTCCACTTTGGGGAGGGTCCCTCAAACCCCAGGTCCCTCTACTGCCAGTGGGGTACCAGAGGTGGGGCTACGGGATGTTGCCTCGGAATCTGTGGCCCTCTTCTTCATGCTCCTGCTGGACTTGACTGCTGTGGCTGGCAATGCCGCTGTGATGGCCGTGATCGCCAAGACGCCTGCCCTCCGAAAATTTGTCTTCGtcttccacctctgcctggtGGACCTGCTGGCTGCCCTGACCCTCATGCCCCTGGCCATGCTCTCCAGCTCTGCCCTCTTTGACCACGCCCTCTTTGGGGAGGTGGCCTGCCGCCTCTACTTGTTCCTGAGCGTGTGCTTTGTCAGCCTGGCCATCCTCTCGGTGTCAGCCATCAATGTGGAGCGCTACTATTACGTGGTCCACCCTATGCGCTATGAGGTGCGCATGACGCTGGGGCTGGTGGCCTCTGTGCTGGTGGGTGTGTGGGTGAAGGCCTTGGCCATGGCTTCTGTGCCAGTGTTGGGAAGGGTCTCCTGGGAGGAAGGAGCTCCCAGTGTCCCCCCAGGCTGTTCACTCCAGTGGAGCCACAGTGCCTACTGCCAGCTTTTTGTGGTGGTCTTTGCTGTCCTTTACTTTCTGTTGCCCCTGCTCCTCATCCTTGTGGTCTACTGCAGCATGTTCCGAGTGGCCCGCGTGGCTGCCATGCAGCACGGGCCACTGCCCACGTGGATGGAGACACCCCGGCAACGCTCCGAATCTCTCAGCAGCCGCTCCACGATGGTCACCAGCTCGGGGCCCCCCCAGACCACCCCACACCGGACGTTTGGGGGAGGGAAAGCAGCAGTGGTTCTCCTGGCTGTGGGGGGACAGTTCCTGCTCTGTTGGTTGCCCTACTTCTCTTTCCACCTCTATGTTGCCCTGAGTGCTCAGCCCATTTCAACTGGGCAGGTGGAGAGTGTGGTCACCTGGATTGGCTACTTTTGCTTCACTTCCAACCCTTTCTTCTATGGATGTCTCAACCGGCAGATCCGGGGGGAGCTCAGCAAGCAGTTTGTCTGCTTCTTCAAGTCAGCTCCAGAGGAGGAGCTGAGGCTGCCTAGCCGGGAGGGCTCCATTGAGGAGAACTTCCTGCAGTTCCTTCAGGGGACTGGCTGTCCTTCTGAGTCCTGGGTTTCCCGACCCCTACCCAGCCCCAAGCAGGAGCCACCTGCTGTTGACTTTCGAATCCCAGGCCAGATAGCTGAGGAGACCTCTGAGTTCCTGGAGCAGCAACTCACCAGCGACATCATCATGTCAGACAGCTACCTCCGTCCTGCCGCCTCACCCCGGCTGGAGTCGTGA